A genome region from Phoenix dactylifera cultivar Barhee BC4 chromosome 18, palm_55x_up_171113_PBpolish2nd_filt_p, whole genome shotgun sequence includes the following:
- the LOC103724201 gene encoding glycosyltransferase family 92 protein Os08g0121900-like, whose product MRRCLTTSLLSAAISVALLCSFYVHLFRDLIPYADDEGTPATAFSHDAAFNATLTQALVHRHNLVVREIPRHRRRRLPTSPVESILFPDWETLLVLPLPSAFADHRNLSCLFHNGAVSPAGFVGTLPTSPARAAFRCPIPNSIRRLRPFYTPRLIDPTTAPESDDRGPPSEMIRWTRLAYEAVSTPVDVVVFAKGVNIRQGVDRPASDLRCLFSSGAATPATSSAQEVFRCPHPPGAKSMTGEALRVSLEIGTEGTLIPSLANYHRPRAPPRTPRDRSLICACTMVRNVAKFLAEWIVYHSAIGVERFFLYDNGSDDDLHSVVNRLGSNGFNISTRFWPWPKTQEAGFSHCAAVNRDTCTWMAFIDVDEFIFSQAWAGSDTPNRTMLGSLVAVRPDVGQVSMRCFEFGPSGRRAHPRDGVTQGYTCRRRTEKRHKSLVRLDAVDDSLFNSVHHFGLKSGFRWTNRSEASVYHYKYQAWEEFKVKFNRRVSAYVVDWKETVNLSSKDRTPGLGFEPVEPKGWADRFCEVNDTRLREVNRRWFGLEGPQGEYRMAWE is encoded by the coding sequence ATGCGACGGTGTTTGACGACGTCGCttctttccgctgccatctccGTCGCTCTCCTCTGCTCCTTCTACGTACATCTATTCCGCGACCTCATCCCCTACGCCGACGACGAGGGCACTCCGGCGACGGCCTTCTCTCACGACGCCGCCTTCAACGCCACCCTGACCCAGGCCCTCGTCCACCGCCACAACCTCGTCGTCCGCGAGATCCCccgccatcgccgccgccgTCTCCCCACTTCCCCGGTGGAGTCCATCCTCTTCCCCGACTGGGAGACCCTCCtcgtcctccccctcccctccgccTTCGCCGATCATCGCAACCTCTCCTGCCTCTTCCACAACGGCGCCGTCTCCCCCGCTGGCTTCGTCGGAACACTCCCCACCTCCCCCGCCCGCGCCGCCTTCCGCTGCCCGATCCCCAACAGCATCCGCCGCCTCCGCCCCTTCTACACGCCCCGCCTCATCGACCCCACCACCGCCCCCGAGTCCGACGACCGCGGTCCCCCCTCCGAGATGATCCGGTGGACCCGCCTCGCCTACGAGGCCGTTTCCACCCCCGTCGATGTCGTCGTCTTCGCCAAGGGCGTCAATATCCGCCAGGGCGTCGACCGCCCCGCCTCCGACCTCCGCTGCCTTTTTTCCTCCGGCGCCGCCACCCCCGCCACAAGCTCCGCCCAGGAGGTGTTCCGCTGCCCCCACCCCCCCGGCGCGAAATCAATGACCGGCGAGGCCCTCCGCGTCTCCCTCGAGATCGGGACCGAGGGCACCCTAATCCCCTCTCTGGCCAATTACCACCGGCCACGTGCTCCCCCGCGCACACCCAGGGACCGCTCGCTAATCTGCGCCTGTACCATGGTCCGCAACGTCGCCAAATTCCTCGCCGAGTGGATCGTCTACCACTCGGCGATCGGCGTCGAGCGTTTCTTCCTCTACGACAACGGCAGCGATGATGACCTGCACTCGGTGGTCAACCGACTCGGCTCGAACGGGTTCAACATCTCGACCCGTTTCTGGCCCTGGCCCAAGACCCAGGAGGCCGGCTTCTCCCACTGCGCCGCTGTGAACCGGGACACGTGCACCTGGATGGCCTTCATCGACGTGGACGAGTTCATCTTCTCCCAAGCCTGGGCCGGTTCGGATACCCCGAACCGGACCATGTTGGGTTCCCTCGTGGCGGTACGACCGGATGTGGGTCAGGTCTCGATGCGGTGCTTCGAGTTCGGGCCGTCGGGCCGGCGGGCGCACCCGAGAGACGGCGTAACACAAGGTTACACGTGTCGGCGCAGGACGGAGAAGCGGCACAAGTCGCTGGTCCGGCTCGACGCGGTGGACGACTCGTTGTTTAACTCGGTTCACCATTTCGGCTTGAAATCCGGGTTCAGGTGGACCAACCGTTCGGAGGCCAGCGTGTACCACTATAAGTACCAAGCGTGGGAGGAGTTTAAAGTGAAGTTCAACAGGCGAGTATCGGCTTACGTGGTGGACTGGAAGGAAACGGTGAACCTGAGTTCCAAGGACCGGACCCCCGGTCTTGGGTTCGAGCCGGTCGAGCCGAAGGGGTGGGCCGATAGGTTCTGTGAGGTGAATGATACCCGGCTCAGGGAGGTGAATCGGAGGTGGTTCGGCCTGGAGGGACCGCAGGGAGAGTATAGAATGGCATGGGAGTAG